In Candidatus Contubernalis alkalaceticus, the genomic window ACCACAAAGGCTTAGTTCTAGTAGACATTCAACAACCTAATTTTTCCCATTCGAGCTAATTATACTAGATAATCACATTTAAGAAAAATATTTTCATAAATAGCGTTAATTTACAGATATTGCCTTGTACTATTTTCCCTTCTGTTATATGATAAAAACAGGAGGGGATGAACATGACTGCTGATATTGAAATGTACCATTGTGGCCCTGCTGCACTAATTTCAGCTCTATATGACCAGTTGAAGATTGGCAATACCATTGATGAAATGGTTTACTGGGATCCGGCACAGTGCCGACTTTCTCCTGGCACAAGAATTAAAGCACTGGTCATCAATATGTTTGGAGGACGCAAACCCCTATATCGAATGGATGAATTTTATGCAAATTTGGATATTGAAAACCTTTTCGGCAAGGGTGTAATCAAAAAAGATCTGACGGACTATACCCTGGCCCGTTCTTTAGATAAACTTGCAGATCGAGGGCCCCAGGAGGTGTTTTCCACCTTATGCCTTAGGGCCATATGTCATGAGCAAATTAAAATAAAGTATTTACACAATGACACAACATCTGTATCTGTGTACGGTGCTTATAACGAAGAAGACGGAGACGACTTTATCATTACGCAAGGACACAGCAAAGCCAAGAGGCCCGATCTTAACCAATTCTTATTTGGCCTTAGTGTAACTCAAGACAAAGTACCGGTCTGTGCGGAGGTAAAAAGCGGAAATACCAGCGATAAGACCTGGAACTTTAAATTTATCGAAAAACTAGCAGAAAATTTTGACCCAGATACTTTAAAAGACATTATATACGTGGCTGACTCATCTCTGGTTACTGAGAATAATTTGATGCAAATCGACAAGCACAAGCTAAAGTTTATTTCCCGACTCCCGGGCAATTTTTCACTGGAAAAAGAAATCAAGGCTAGGGCCTGGAAAGAAGATAGCTTTATAGAACTGGGAACCTTTTCTGATAAAAAAGATTCAGCTGTTTACCGGGTTCAGGAATTTACAGAGGAGCTCTGTGGAAAAAGCTATCGTTTTCTGGTGATGCATTCATCCAAGCTAGACGGTCGTAAAACCCGGTCTCTTGAAAAAAAGCTTCTTAAAAGGCAAAAAGAGCTAGAAAAGGCCATTGACGAACTAGAGAAAAATGCCTATGCCTGTGCACCTGATGCCGAAGCTGCTCTAAAAGCCTTTAAAAAACAGTGCGGGGATTCAATTTATCCCGTAACAGGTGAAGTCTTGGCTCGGGAAAAGCGAAAGCCCGGTCGACCGGGGAAGAATACCCCCAAAGAAATTGTCTATTTTCTTAAGCTTCAGTATTCCACCGATGAAAAAGAGATACAAAAAGAAAAGGAACGTCTGAGTTGTTTTGTGCTAATTACCAACCTGAATGAGTATACATCGTCTGAGATTTTAAAAGAATACAAAGCCCAGAGCAGTGTGGAAACTTCTTTTAAGTTTCTCAAAGACCCGTTTTTTGTCGGTCCTATTTACCTGAAGAACCCGGAACGGGTAGAAGCATTGGCCTATGTTTTGTTAATTGCTCTACTTATATTTGGTATCCTGGAACGTCGAGTCAGGGAAGCATTAAAAAAAGAAACGGAACCACTCGTCATCCCTGGAAAAGTGAAAACATTTAATCCAACCGGTAAAAAGATTCTGCAAAGCCTGGAATATGTGTTGGTAATGACCACTTCAAACCCTGATCGCCGTGCTTTTTCTAAAAGTTTTAAAGTGCCCAGAGTATTAGCACTCGCTGGTTTTGAGCCGGATATTTATCTTGATGTTAAAGATAATTCCTAGAAATTCCAGAAATTAACTAAAGATTTTTGTGTCCCAGGGTGTTGAATATCTATTCTAGGATGAAATGACCCCGAATTATCCTCATATATTTAAAAAAAAAGAGCGATGTTCCGCTCTTTTTTTATAATTAAGTAACTACTCAAATCCAACTGGTTGTTCATGACAGAAATTATGACATAATTTTTAATAAACCTCTGCAGAAAAGTTGTGGCCCTTTCCCAATTCAAAGTGATCGTGAAGAGTCTTGATTGCTTTTTTTAAATCTTCCTGGTTGATTAATAGAGAAATAGTAATATTAGAATCACCGGTCTGTAGTATTTTAATGTCCTGATCATTAAAAGCCCTCACCACTTTTGCCATAACTCCGGGTATATTCCTCATACCCACACCTACCACAGAAACCTTGGCACAGTCCTTTATCACCTCATATTCTACTCCCAAGCCAGTAAGAATTTTTTCCGCTTTGGGTAAGACCGGCTGCTGAACGGTAAAGACCTTTACTTCGGGAAAAACCGTAATCAGATCAATGCTAATTTTGGCCTCCGCCAGCTGCTGGAAAAGATCCAGCTCAGAAACGCTGCTGTTCTGTAAAAATTTTACTTTTACCTGGGCCAAATCGTGTCCGTGGGCAATTCCCGTAATAATCCTTCTTCGTTTATGAAACCCTCCATGGTCGCTGTATTCATTGTTAATAAGGGTGCCGGATCCGGGATCCGCAGGATTTCTGATTACTAAACTGACATTGTGCTGCATAGCAATCTCCACAGCCGGCGGATGGATCACTTTTGCCCCTTCATACGCCATATGGCATACCTCGCTGTAGGTCAGGTGATCTATGATACGGGCGTCCTCCAGCATTTTGGGGTCTGCAGTCATCACGCCGCTGACATCGGTGAAAATCACTACCTGTTCCGCATCCAAGGCTGCTCCCAGGATAACTGCAGAAGTATCACTTCCACCCCTGCCCATGGTGTTAATTTCCCAATCCGGAGAAATTCCTTGAAAACCGGCAACCACTACCACTTCCCCCTTCTCCAGGGCTTCCCGAATCTTATGGGGCTTGCACTTCACCACTTCCGCCTGAGCATATTCACCATCGGTGTGCATCCCTGCCTGAAAACCAGCCATGGCCCGGGCGGGAATCCCTTTGGCCTGCAGTGTACTGGCCATAACCACAGTAGAAATAATTTCTCCACAACTCATAACCATATCCAGTTCCCTCAAGTTGGTATCGGGATTTACGCATAGTGCCAGATTCTTAAGGGTATCAGTGGCATACGGTTCTCCCAATCTTCCCATGGCAGAAACTACCACCACCGGGGAAAAACCCTGATCAATAGCCTCCTTGACCCGCTCCACCACCATCTCCCTATGTTTAGGAGTGGCTACAGAGGTGCCTCCAAACTTTTGTACTATAATTTTCATCTTATCCCCCGCCTCTAGCAAAGTCCTTTTTCTATTATGCACTCAGCAATTTGTATAGAGTTGGTAGCAGCTCCCTTACGAATATTGTCGGAAACCACCCACATGTTGAGTCCGTGTTCCACGGAATCATCTTTACGAATCCTACCCACAAATACTTCATCTTTTCCATTGCAATCCCATGGCATGGGGTACAACAGCTCCGCCGGGTTGTCAACTACAATAATTCCGGGGAATTTAGCCAGTGCTTCCCGGGCCTCTTCCACGGTAATAGGAGCAGTAAACTCTATATTCACCGACTCGGAATGACCATTCATCACCGGCACTCTTACAGCAAAAGAAGAAACCCCTAAGTCAGGGAGACCCATAATCTTTCTAGTTTCTTTAACTACTTTCATCTCTTCCTTGGTATAGTCATTATCCAGGAATACATCCAGCTGCGGCACCACGTTAAAAGCAATCTGATGGTTTTTCTTGGCACCTTTGTGGGGGATCATAGTTTTTACCAGTTCATTACCCTCAATTACTGCCCTGCACTGGTCCACCAGCTCATCCACCGCTTCTTTGCCGGCACCGGAAACCGCCTGGTAAGTTGAAACTACAATTCTCTTCATGGGAGAAATGTCCTGTAAAGGTTTTAAAGCCACAACCAGCTGGATGGTGGAGCAGTTGGGGTTAGCAATCAAGCCCTTATGTCCCACCAGGGCATCGGGGTTTACCTCGGGAACTACCAGCGGAACATCCGCATCCATGCGGAAAGCGCTGCTGTTGTCCACCACAATAGTGCCTCTCTTTACCGCTTCAGGAGCCAGTTCCAGACTGACATCCCCTCCGGCACTAAAGAACGCAAAATCCACTCCTTCAAAAGCGGCAGGTTCTGCTGCCTCAATCTTGTATTCCTTGCCCTCCAATTCTACAGTAGAATCAGCAGAGCGGGCTGAAGCCAATAATTTCAACCCTGACATGGGAAAATTCCTTTCCAACAGCACTTTAAGCATAGTCTGCCCAACCATTCCCGTCGCCCCGACGATAGCCACGTTATACTTTTTCATTAGTTTGATCCCCTCCATTTATTATTTTTATAATGAATATACATGAGTATACTATTGTAATGTAATTATATGACTGATTATCTTCTACCCCCATAAGAATTTTTCTAGAAATTTATAAAAATGACAACCTGAGCACAGTCTTATCCTTTAAAACGCACAACACCTTTAATCCGGTCCATAGCCTCTTTGAGCCGCTCCACCTCTACGGTGAGAGCAATACGGAAATATCCTTCTCCGTATTCCCCAAACCCGCTGCCGGGGGTCACCACCACTCCAGTCTCCTCCAGAATGTAAGAAACAAAATCCGTGGAAGTATATCCCTGGGGGACCGGTGCCCATACATAGAAAGAAGCTTTAGGGGCAGCAGCAGTCCATCCTGCCTCCCGCAGTGCTTCCACCACCACGTTTCTCCTGTCCTGATAAACCTTCTGCATGCTTTCCATATGTTCCAATGCCTTGGGATTGTCCAGGGCCTCCACTCCGGCATACTGAACCGCTTTAAAGTTACCGGAATCAATATTGGTCTTGTAACGGTAAAGTGCTTCCAGCACCTCAGCATTACCTACGGCATAACCTACCCGCCAGCCGGTCATGTTAAAGGGCTTGGACAGGGAACCGAATTCAATGCCGCATTCCAGGGCTCCCGAGGCCTCCAGGAAGCTCACTGGTCGATAACCGTCAAAGGAAATTTCCAGGTAAGCAGAATCGTGGCATATTACCACATCGTATCTCTTAGCAAACTCTACGGCTTTTTCAAAAAAGCCTTTTTCTGCCACGGCACCGGTAGGATTATTAGGATAATTTAAAAACATCAGTTTCGCCCTACGGGCTGTCTCCTCCGGGATTATGCTTAAATCAGGAAGGTAACTGTTTTCCTCCAGAAGAGGCATACGGTAAGTCTGGCCGCCGGCAAAAAGGGTTCCAATACCGTATACTGGATATCCTGGATCCGGCACCAGGTTAACATCTCCGGAATCAACAAAACAAGCAGAGATATGTGCAATTCCTTCTTTAGAACCGATTAGAGGGAGAACCTCTCTTTGGGGATCCAATTTCACCCCGAATCTTCTTAGGTAATAACGGCTTACCGCCTCCCGAAACTCCATCAACCCCTCATCGGGGGGATAACTGTGATTACGGGGCAGTGTAACCTCCTGCTGCATTCGTTCCACAATATATGCCGGGGTAGGCCGATCAGGATCTCCAATTCCAAGCTTAATCACATCCACGCCTTTATCTAAAGCCTCCCGAATTTTTTTATCGATTTCCGCAAAAAGATACGGGGGTAGTTTCTCTATACGTCCTGCTTTTTTTTTCACTCTAGAACACCTCTTCCTCTACTATAGACCTTTTTTAAAACCTCTACAGAACTTCACCATTAAAAACTCTTTCTGCCGGGCCCCTCATAAATACTGTCTTCTGTTCTTCATCCCAGTAAATCTCTAACTGCCCCCCGGGAAGGTAAACCGTCACCCTCCTTTCCGTAAGGTTGTTTAGAACCGAGGCTACCACGGAAGCACAGGCTCCGGTGCCGCAGGCGAGAGTTTCCCCCACGCCCCTCTCCCAGACCCTCATCTTGATTTCCTTATCGCTTATTATTTCTACAAATTCCACATTAGTTTTTTGAGGGAAAAGGGGATGATGCTCAATTTGATACCCAATCTCGTTAAAGGGCATTTTCTCACCGTCCTCCACAAAAATTACACAGTGGGGATTTCCCATGGACAGAGCAGTAATCTTAAAAGTGAGTCCCAACTGGTTCAGCACCAGATCCTCCATGAGGATCAATCTATCTTTTCCCTGGGCAGGTACCAACTGAGAATCCAACACAGGTTCCCCCATATTCACCTCTACACTGTCCACCTGATCTTCAACTAAGAAAACCTTAGTCAGATTTAAACCTTTGTGGGTTTCTACCAGGACTTCTTCCTTATCCACCAGACCTCTCTCATAAGTATGCCGAGCCACACAGCGTATAGCATTGCCGCACATCTCTGCCTCAGTGCCGTCGCTGTTAAATATACGCATGCGAATATCTCCCTTTTGAGAGGGAAGGATCAGCACTAATCCATCAGCCCCAACGCCAAAATTACGGTGGCAGAGCTTTTGTATTTGTAAATCAGAAAGCTGAATTTTCCCCGAGAAATCCTCCACAACAATAAAATCATTACCCAGTCCGTGCATCTTAACAAATTTCATTTCTCAAAACTCTCCTAGAATTATGGATTGGCTGCCTTCTTTATCAACGGCTCACCTTTAATTTTTCTCATTCTTTTGGGAATCAGGTCATTCATCACCAGATCTTCGTAAGATTCCCTTTTTATAACCAGGTCTGAATTTCCCCCCTGCACAAAGACTACAGCAGGTCGGGGAATGCGGTTATAGTTGTTTGCCATAGAGTAAGTGTAAGCACCGGTGCTGAGGAT contains:
- a CDS encoding IS1634 family transposase; amino-acid sequence: MTADIEMYHCGPAALISALYDQLKIGNTIDEMVYWDPAQCRLSPGTRIKALVINMFGGRKPLYRMDEFYANLDIENLFGKGVIKKDLTDYTLARSLDKLADRGPQEVFSTLCLRAICHEQIKIKYLHNDTTSVSVYGAYNEEDGDDFIITQGHSKAKRPDLNQFLFGLSVTQDKVPVCAEVKSGNTSDKTWNFKFIEKLAENFDPDTLKDIIYVADSSLVTENNLMQIDKHKLKFISRLPGNFSLEKEIKARAWKEDSFIELGTFSDKKDSAVYRVQEFTEELCGKSYRFLVMHSSKLDGRKTRSLEKKLLKRQKELEKAIDELEKNAYACAPDAEAALKAFKKQCGDSIYPVTGEVLAREKRKPGRPGKNTPKEIVYFLKLQYSTDEKEIQKEKERLSCFVLITNLNEYTSSEILKEYKAQSSVETSFKFLKDPFFVGPIYLKNPERVEALAYVLLIALLIFGILERRVREALKKETEPLVIPGKVKTFNPTGKKILQSLEYVLVMTTSNPDRRAFSKSFKVPRVLALAGFEPDIYLDVKDNS
- the dapG gene encoding aspartate kinase, with product MKIIVQKFGGTSVATPKHREMVVERVKEAIDQGFSPVVVVSAMGRLGEPYATDTLKNLALCVNPDTNLRELDMVMSCGEIISTVVMASTLQAKGIPARAMAGFQAGMHTDGEYAQAEVVKCKPHKIREALEKGEVVVVAGFQGISPDWEINTMGRGGSDTSAVILGAALDAEQVVIFTDVSGVMTADPKMLEDARIIDHLTYSEVCHMAYEGAKVIHPPAVEIAMQHNVSLVIRNPADPGSGTLINNEYSDHGGFHKRRRIITGIAHGHDLAQVKVKFLQNSSVSELDLFQQLAEAKISIDLITVFPEVKVFTVQQPVLPKAEKILTGLGVEYEVIKDCAKVSVVGVGMRNIPGVMAKVVRAFNDQDIKILQTGDSNITISLLINQEDLKKAIKTLHDHFELGKGHNFSAEVY
- a CDS encoding aspartate-semialdehyde dehydrogenase, producing the protein MKKYNVAIVGATGMVGQTMLKVLLERNFPMSGLKLLASARSADSTVELEGKEYKIEAAEPAAFEGVDFAFFSAGGDVSLELAPEAVKRGTIVVDNSSAFRMDADVPLVVPEVNPDALVGHKGLIANPNCSTIQLVVALKPLQDISPMKRIVVSTYQAVSGAGKEAVDELVDQCRAVIEGNELVKTMIPHKGAKKNHQIAFNVVPQLDVFLDNDYTKEEMKVVKETRKIMGLPDLGVSSFAVRVPVMNGHSESVNIEFTAPITVEEAREALAKFPGIIVVDNPAELLYPMPWDCNGKDEVFVGRIRKDDSVEHGLNMWVVSDNIRKGAATNSIQIAECIIEKGLC
- a CDS encoding LL-diaminopimelate aminotransferase, with protein sequence MKKKAGRIEKLPPYLFAEIDKKIREALDKGVDVIKLGIGDPDRPTPAYIVERMQQEVTLPRNHSYPPDEGLMEFREAVSRYYLRRFGVKLDPQREVLPLIGSKEGIAHISACFVDSGDVNLVPDPGYPVYGIGTLFAGGQTYRMPLLEENSYLPDLSIIPEETARRAKLMFLNYPNNPTGAVAEKGFFEKAVEFAKRYDVVICHDSAYLEISFDGYRPVSFLEASGALECGIEFGSLSKPFNMTGWRVGYAVGNAEVLEALYRYKTNIDSGNFKAVQYAGVEALDNPKALEHMESMQKVYQDRRNVVVEALREAGWTAAAPKASFYVWAPVPQGYTSTDFVSYILEETGVVVTPGSGFGEYGEGYFRIALTVEVERLKEAMDRIKGVVRFKG
- the dapF gene encoding diaminopimelate epimerase, giving the protein MKFVKMHGLGNDFIVVEDFSGKIQLSDLQIQKLCHRNFGVGADGLVLILPSQKGDIRMRIFNSDGTEAEMCGNAIRCVARHTYERGLVDKEEVLVETHKGLNLTKVFLVEDQVDSVEVNMGEPVLDSQLVPAQGKDRLILMEDLVLNQLGLTFKITALSMGNPHCVIFVEDGEKMPFNEIGYQIEHHPLFPQKTNVEFVEIISDKEIKMRVWERGVGETLACGTGACASVVASVLNNLTERRVTVYLPGGQLEIYWDEEQKTVFMRGPAERVFNGEVL